TTGGCCTGACAAGCAGCAGGACCGGCATCTTGCCGGTCGCCGCCATTGACCAGAGGAATGCCGGCCCTACCGGTCAGTTTGCCTGCCAAAATCACGGCGGGCACGGCCCGTCCTACCATTGGAAACACGCCTCCCGTAGGGCGGGCCGCGCCCGCCGATTGCTTTTGCCGCCACCACTTCTTATTTTCCGACATTGCATTCGGCCTTCGGAATGAAGCCGCGGACTCGACCTTGCCTTTTCGCTTTTAATTGACAAATTAACAAAAAGATTATATGACTTGCGTGCATTTGTTAAAGTAATTTATAGCTTGACCCTGCGGCAGGCCGAAACAATGAAAAAACTTCTCGTAATATCATGGCTTACTATTCTGTGCTTTCTTCTCCTCGGCAATGTCCATGCCTGGGAGGTCCCCTCGTACGTAAGAATTGTTTCAGGTTCCAGAATGTGGTTCTCTCAACTCGAAGGGGATCTTATTGAGCCCGACCGCACCAAGCTTGGCCTAACCGAAAACCTTGGGATCAAAAAAGACAAACTGGTCTGGGACTTTTTTACCAATTTCAGACTGGACAACATACATGTGTTCAGATTCAGGCTTGAGCCATCTAGTATTTACGATGAATCGCGAGGCGATTCGAGCCTCAAAGTCACTGATTTTCGAATGGGCTATGATCTTGATTTCTATATGACCCCTCAACTTCTATTCGGAGCCAATGGGGATCTGGACATACTCAAAGTGGAAACGAAAGTGCGGAATGTGACAGTAGGGGGCATCACTTACAACTATTCGGACGACAGTACCCGGGTCGTACCGTCTTTAGGAATACACGGGACTTTCTACCCGATCATGGACGGCATCTCTTTACGGCCGAACATCTCAGCCCGGGTCAACTGGTGGAATTATCAGAGTCTGGAAACCTGGGACTGGGAAGCTGCGGCCGCGGTGGATATTCCTATCAATCGCCTGTGGACCTGGTGTGTTAATGGTGGTTATAGATTCTCGCACATCAAGTTCAAGCGTGACCGAGACACCCTTGATATGAATAGGATGGGCTTTTTCCTCGAAACCTCTCTTTTGTTCTAGCCACAGCTTTCTGCGTTAATCTCTTTCGGCCACATTACGCCCGCCCTACCCCCGCAAACTACGGCACGTGTCCTTAGTACAATGATTCCACTAGAGTAGTTCTCGAAAGGAAACACGGTTAATTTGTAGGTGTCCCGCCCACGCGGGACGATCTCATTCGGGAAGAGCTTTAGGGAACAAGTATCGTAGCTCCTTTCCATCGAACGATGCCTTCTGTATTGGGTGCCACGGACCTGGGTCTTACCAGGTCCGTGCTTCCTGTCAGTTCTATCGCCACGATGACTCGGAAGATTCCCAGCTTTGCCGTACCATCAGCTCGCTGTTCAATTTGGTGTTCAATGCGGGGGACAACCTTACTGTTTTCCCAAAACGCCGGCACGGACCTGGCCGAGACCAGGTCCGTGGCACCCGGGAGTCAATCCATGATAACTTTTGAGAACGGATATAGGCTATTCTTTAGATTACGACTGGGTGAAAGCATGCCGAGGGCTCAGATCTGGCCCCATTTGGACGAAACCGGGCTGGCTGAATGGTTCCCGTCCAGGCAGTCCATAACCTTTGTGAGGATTTCGCCTGCGCTTCCAAGCAGTAGGATATCAGTGACCTGTTCGTGCATGGCGGAAGGTTCACGGTTAATCTCCACGACTGTTGCAGGCGGGTTTTTCAGTTTCACGGTCAGGGGAATCTGAGCCGCGGGGAACACTTGGAGGGATGTGCCTACCACGAGAAGCAGATCGCATTTTTGGGTTTGGACCTGAGATACCATCAGGGCCCTTGAAGGGATTGCTTCCCCGAAAAAAACCGCATCAGGCTTGAGCAATCCGCCGCATTTTACGCACCGAGGGGCTTCTTCCTCACCCTGGGCCAGTCGATCTTCCACCCGGCCGATCGGCTCCAGGGCCCTGCATTTCATGCATGCCGCCCTCAGCAGGTTGCCGTGGAATTCCACGACTTCCACCGAGCCGGCCCTTTGGTGGAGGTTATCCACATTTTGAGTGATGAGGCACTTGAGAAAGCCCATCTGCTCCATTCGCGCCAGGGCATAGTGGGCCGGATTGGGCTCTGCCGAGGCCATATCGAAGTCCCCGGACATTTTCAACTCAAGGTGAAGGCGCCAGAAGCGGGAAGGGTTTTGCAGGAAACGATCTATGGAAAACTCTCCGGGATCGATTTTTGTCCAGAGCCCTCCGGGACTTCTGAAATCAGGTATGCCTGACTCTGTGCTGACTCCGGCTCCGGTAAGCGCCACTGCATTTTTTGCCTTGGCGAGCTTCTCCGCTGTCTGGGCAATAAGGGCTTCCATGGGGGTTCCTCGCTTTTCTTAATGATATATGGCGGAGTTAAACAGCGCAACCTTTTTTGCGGGGCTAAGGATTTCCCAGATGAGGGTGGGCACGGCAATTGTCCCTCGTGGGTGGTCCGGATGTTCGGTGGGACAGGCTTCCAGCCTGTCTATTAGAATGACCGGCAATCCCGCGTTCTGCGCGGGACGGTCCCACCCGCAGGTCGCGAAGCGACAAGAGGTGGATTTTACGCGCGCCGTTCCAGCAGCGGAGTTAAGACGATCCCCTATTCATGAGCCGGCACCTCCTGTTCCTTCGGAACCCGGAGGCAATGGCACCTATGTGGCAATCCGTACTCTTGCAGAGCCGGATGAAAAACGACAAAAATTTTGACAATCGTTATATGACTTTAATGGCAAGTGGTATGAGAGCCGTTTCAAGCCGCCCGGGAAGCGTCGGGCCTTGACAGAAAGACGGGACCAATACTATGTTTATAAGGTGAATTACGATGGAATTAAGTCAAGAAGTTGATACGTGTTCATGCCATGTGCGCCAAAAAGGAACAGGACAATTTAGTAATAGCAAAAGTGATCGCCGGGGATTATGACGCCTTCGAGGAACTTGTTGAAAGATATCAAGGTAGGATCTACAGACATTTAAGGAAGATGGTCGGTGACGGCCAGGTGGCCGAGGACCTGTTGCAGGAAACTTTCTTAAGTGCCTACAAAGGACTGAAGGGATTTGCCGGAGCATCATCCTTTTCGACCTGGCTTTTCAGGATCGCCACCAATGCGGCTCTGATGTATCTGAGAAAGAGTCGTCCGGATAGCGTCGAGTACGACGATGACATCAAGCCCCGAACGGACCTGCCGTTTTTCCCTGCTTCAGCAGAGTTCTGCAACACCCCGCTCGATATCCTCTTGTCGGATGAGGGTCGAAGGAAGATCGAAGAGGCAATAGACGGACTACCCGTTCTGTATCGGTCGGTAATGGTTTTGAGGGACGTGGAAGGTTTTTCCCTTGAAGAAGTTTCCAAAATAATGGATTCTTCTGTGGCCGCGGTGAAGTCCCGTCTTCACAGGGCCAGGAATTCCGTTCGAGAGACTTTGTCAGCCTATTACATGGAAAAAGATCTGGCATCGAGCCGGAGAATTGCTAAATCGAAATGAAGAAGTGCAGAGAATTTTGCGATCAGTTTTCCGACTATATGGAAGGAGAACTGAGCGAAAGCGAGTGCAAGCTTATTGAAGAGCATCTGGCTGCTTGCTCCCCTTGCGCGCTCGAATACAAATCCCTCAAGAGTGCCGTTGAGGTCTGCTCCAAGGGGATTTCGGACGATATGCCCGAAGAAGTCCGTGATAGATTAAAGGCGTTCTTGAAACAGCGCTGCAAAAATCTCCACCCTTAATATTAGAGAGGAGTATCCAAATGTCTGAAAATGAAAACCTTTTGCATGTCGGTGACGGCGATTTTGAGTCGCAGATCCTTCAATCGGACGTGCCGGCGCTTGTAGATTTCTGGGCCGCGTGGTGCGGACCCTGCAGGACCGTTGGCCCCGTGGTGGAAGAGTTGGCGGCCGAATATGAAGGAAAGATCAAAGTTGCCAAACTCAATGTGGACGAGAATAAACAGACTCCGGCAAAGTACGGTGTGAGGGGAATACCCACTCTGATGCTGTTCAAGGACGGCCAGGTAGTAGATCAGATCGTGGGAGCGGTTCCCAAGAGCCGCATCAAGGAATTGCTCGACAAGGTCTGAAAAAATGCAGCGCGAACTTGTCATTTTGGGAGGGGGGCCTGCGGGCCTTACCGCGGGAATTTATGCATCCCGGGCGAGGATACCTGCGCTTCTCCTGGAAAAAGGAATTCCCGGAGGCCAGATGACCGCCACCGAGGTGGTGGACAATTACCCCGGCTTCGAAGAGCCTGTCTTGGGCGTCGAACTTGCCCGAAGGATGGAATCCCACGCGAAGAAGTTTGGGCTGGAAATTGTTCAACAAGATGTCAGGCTTATCGTACCCACCAAACAGGGTTTTGTGATTGAAAGTGAATCCGGTGAGTCAAATAATTGTCGTGCGCTGATTCTTGCCACGGGAGCATCCCCCGTGAAGTTGGGTATCCCTGGTGAAGTGAAGTTGGCAGGACGTGGGGTCAGCTATTGTGCAGTATGCGATGGACCTTTTTTCGCGGACCTGGAGGTTGCCGTGGTAGGCGGGGGAGATTCCGCTGTGGAAGAGGCCGTCTATTTGACGAGGTTTGCCTCGCGGGTTCATATAATCCATAGGCGAGATCAATTACGCGCGGTGAAAGAGATCCAGGAAAAAGCCTTTGCCAATCCTAACATAACAGTCCAGTGGAACTCTGTTCCCGTTGCGGTATTGGGCGACGCGGAGGTTAAGGGTCTGAAGATTTGCTCCGTGATTGACGGGGCGGAAAAGGTCCTCCCTGTGGGAGGTGTCTTTTTCTACGTGGGACTACACCCCAACACTCAGGGCTTTCAAGATGTGGTGGAGACCGACGATAGGGGGTTCATCGTCACCGACAGGAATATGGTGTCTTCGCGTCCCGGAGTCTTCGCAGCAGGAGATGTAAGATCCAAGAACCTGCGCCAGATTTCCACAGCAGTGGGCGATGGCGCTTTGGCCGCTTTCAGCGCTCAACAGTACTTGGAAAGCCTTTAACAAATAACAAAGGCCGGCCGTCTCACGCCGATTCCAGGTTCTCGGCAACCGAATCCCGGATTCCGAAGACCTCAGCGATCTTCTGCGCTTACGAGGTCAAATTCCCGGCCTTATCTAGGCGGCCCCCAGTACCAATACGGATCGGGATCGAAATAATCTGATGTGGGGAACGCTCGGCATCTGGTGCCGTAGGTCGGATCAACCGTCGGGCCGTACTCCGGCTTCCAGAAAGTCAGCACCTCGAGCGCGCCGGTAGTCATTCGCCTAACCATCTTGGAGAGCCCCGGAAAGGTTCCCGCTATCATCCCGTTGAGCGAACCGCCCACCGCTCCCTGGAATCCCTCGTCGTACGCACCCCAGTACATTCCATCAATGGCGCCGTTGGTTATGTTCGAGAATAATTCATTCGGCGCGCCGAGGATATTCACTATACCCCGGCCCAGCTTCCATCCCGGCAGGTTGCGGTCAAATCTGCGCAGGTCGTCGAAATCGGTCTCATAAGCCAGGCACCAACTGCCCATTGCGGCGGTGAGCGCCAGCGCCATGGCCAGGGTCACAATTCTCTTCATTTGGTCCTCCGGTATCGGCATATTCACCGGCCTTTGTCGGACAGGCGAGCCGTGAGTCTTTCCCGGCCCGAAAGTTGTGTTGTTGCTACGGACCGCGCCCAGGGCTGATTCATAGGCCGATCCTATCATAACGAAAAAAATAATTCAAGAAATTTACGCATTATATCCAGATAATGTCGATATTATCTAGAAACAAGTTTATATAATTCTCACTTGCCTCCTTTCTAATTGTGATGTATGATAAATTCCGGCATGATCCGCCGGGAAATGTCTCCTGCCTCCAAATCGAGGATTTTTATGAAGAAATGGCTACTGGTTGCAATCGCGCTCCTGATGCTTTCGGGTTGCTCTTGGAGCAAGGTTTGGAAGTGGGTCGATGACATGGAATGGGAACGCGATGATCAGACAATCCGAATAGTCGATTTCCTCATAAGGTAGACTGTCTACTCCCCTTTTTGACCGAAATCATGATATTCTTAGCGTTGGAACCAGCGCCGGTAAGCAGAGGCATTGAGGCGCGGTCTTCGAAGCACGGAACCGCTTGTGGGGCAGTGTTCGGGTTCACGCCTGTTGCTTGAGTAGTTTCGCGGACTGTTCTAGTAAGGGTCCAGGCAAAAGAACGCGGACCCGGAGGTTGCAATGTGGAAGAAAAAAAATGAACACAGCGTGGACAGAGAGCGTCTCGAGTCCTATCCCACGGAGGAGATACTGCGTATCCTCAAAGAGGAAAAGGACGATTACACCCCCGAGGCTATAGAGTGCTTTGCTGAAATTTTGGAGAGCAGGGGTGTGCGCGGCCAAGCCCAAAGTAATCCGCAGCCACGAGCGGGCTCCGGCATGTCTCGGGAAACCGGCCATGTCCAAGAGGGCCTGCTGGTTAATGATGCCGGCGATGCTGTCAGGATGCTTAATAACCTGTTGAGCGGAGTGATCGATCGGACCGTTGACCCCCAGGTTGCTCAGGTTGCCGCAAACATAGTCATGGGCATTCTCCGTGCCAGAGAACAGGAATTTATGACCGAGCCACAGGAGGAGTCGTGATGGGGTCCTCGGAGCCGGTCGTGAAACCGGAAGTGGATTTTGAGAAGAGCGGTGGGCTTGTGCCGGCCATTGCCCAGGACGTTCGCACCGGCAAGGTCCTCATGATGGCCTATATGAACCGGGAAGCCCTGGAGACCACCCTTCGAGAAGGGAGGGCCTGTTACTGGAGCCGTTCCAGAAAAGAACTGTGGCGCAAAGGCGACACCTCGGGCGACATACAGGTAGTGAAGGAAGTTCTGGTGGACTGCGATGAAGACACCATCCTGCTGCTGGTAGAACAGCGCGGAAAGGGCGCATGCCACACTCGAAGGTGGAGTTGCTTTTTCCGACGCATAACCCCCGAAGGAGACTTTCAAGACATAGATGACTAAGGACGCACTCAAGCTTGTAATCCCTAAAGGAAGCCTCGAACAGGCTACTGTCGATCTTTTTCGCAGGGCCGGGTGGAACATCACTATTTCACCCCGCAGCTACTTCCCCAGCGTGGACGACGATGAGATCATAATGGCCCGCCTCAGGGCCCAAGAGATTTCACGGTATGTTGAGGCCGGGACATTCGACGCGGGCCTTACCGGGAAGGACTGGATTCTGGAGAACGGCTCGGACGTGAAGATTATTGACGATCTGGTCTATTCAAAGGTCTCACAGGCCCCTGCGCGTTGGGTGTTGGCCGTGGACGCGGAGTCGGACTATAAGGTGCCGGAGGATCTTGCAGGCAAGCGTATTGCCACGGAACTGGTCGCGTACACCAAGAGATTCTTCGCGGAGCGCGGGATTCCCGTGGAAGTGGAATTCTCATGGGGCAGCACCGAGGCTAAGGTCAATGAAGGAGTGGTGGACGCTATTGTGGACGTGACCGAGACCGGTAGCACCCTCAGGGCCAATGGCCTGCGAATCATCCATACCTTGCTGACGACCAACACGCAGTTCATAGCAAACAGAGCAGCGTACGAGCACCCTTTCAAGAGAGAGAAGATCGACCAGATACACCTCTTGCTTCAGGCAGCCCTGGAGGCTCGCAAGATGGTGGGACTCAAAATGAACGTTCCGAAGGAGTTAGTCGATCAGGTGGTGGGTTTGCTCCCCTCCTTGAACGCCCCCACCGTAGCGGGATTGTACAAGTCGGACTGGTTCGCCGTTGAGTCGGTGGTTTCTGAGGAGGTTGTTCGCTCACTCATACCGAAATTGCTCAAGGCCGGTGCTACAGGCATAATCGAGTATGCTCTTAACAAGGTTGTTTAATATTAGGATGTTCAAAGCTGTGCCTGGACCTTTCCCGTTTTCAACCCTCCAATCGGCCTCTTTTGTCGGAGGTTTTTCTCGATGTGGGGGAACAAGCTGAAATGACCGGATCGGTTCTTATCGTCGATGACAATGTGGCTCTAGTGAAGCAGCTGGAGTCCTTCTTGAGAGTCGAGGGCTTTCAGGCCGTGGGCGCACACAGCGGCGTGGAAGCCCGCCGCGCGGTATCCGGTATTTTCCCGGACGTTGTCCTCGTCGACTTGAGACTCCCGGACGTGGACGGCATCACCTTGATGACTGAGCTTCGCGAAGAACATCCCAGCGCTCGTTATATAATCATAACCGGCCACAGTTCGCTCCGCGCCGCGGTGAAGGCCATGCGGCTGGGTGCAAGCGACTATCTTACCAAACCCTTCGAGCCCGATGAGCTTTTGCTCTCGGTATCCAACGCGCTGCGCGAGCGACTTAAGGATGAAGAGATCAGCCTGCTGCGGAAGTCGGTTCGGCGGTCCTACTTGGGAGATGCTACCCTGGGGGCTTCGGGATCTTTGGAACCGGATTTTTCATCGGAGGCCATACGGCGGGCATTGGCCAAAGCAAGAAATGCCGCCGCAACAGATACCATTGTCCTGCTACTGGGTGAAAGCGGAAGCGGGAAGGATTACCTGGCTCGTTACATTCACGACCACTCAAGGCGCTCCGATGGCCCTTTTTTCACTGTAAACTGTGCGGCCGTTTCTACTGATTTGTCGGAGTCCGAGTTGTTCGGGCATGAGCCCGGCGCGTTTACCGGCGCTCGCGGCAGAAAGCGGGGGCTCCTGGAACTGGCGCAAGGAGGAACTCTACTCCTGAACGAAGTGGGCGACCTTTCCCCGGTTTTGCAGGCGAAACTACTCACCTTTCTGGACACACGCTCCTTCACACGGGTAGGAGGTGAGGCCTCTATTTCAGTCAACGCGCGCCTCATTGCCGCTACCAATAAACCCCTGGACCAAGAGGTCGCTGAAGGCCGTTTCCGTGAAGACCTGTATTACCGCCTCAATGTGTTTGCCATCACCGTTCCTCCATTGCGCGAGAGAACGGAAGACATCCCGGTTCTCGTCCGCCAGATTCAGTCCAGACTTGCCGCGGAAATGGGGCTTTCGGTCTCTCCTTCTCAAATAGATCAAGGGGTCTTGGATGTGCTCATGGGCCACTCCTGGCCCGGAAATGTTCGAGAGCTGAGCAACTTGCTGGAGAGGGCATTGATACTTTCCCATGACGGCCGAATACGGCTTTCATCTCTGGATTTTGCCACGAGTTCGGAAGACTGGTCCGTGACTGTGAGGTTTCCGAAGGATCGTTCAATTCACGAGGTTTCTGACAGTATCAAGCGTTCGCTAATCATGGAGGCTTTGCGACGCGCTGCCGGGAACAAGCAGAGCGCTGCACGCCTTCTAAAGATCTCGCGTCATGCCTTAGCCCACCAGATGAAATCTCTGGGGATGAGTGAGCGAAAAGCGCTCCAACGCCCTGCCCTCCTGCGTGATTTTCACTCGTGATATATTCGCGCTAACATACGGATATTATACCGAATAATGTCTCACTGCGTGACCCTCGCTTATCAGAATTATCCCATAATTTACTGATATTATTTAGTCACTAATCCCATAGCGTGAGACTCACGCATATCGCTCCCCCTGTCGAATTCGCGGTTTCTCTCAGATCCAATAGCGGTAGCTGTAACACCTCCAATTCACACGCAAATAAACTGACAAAGATCACAAAAGAATTGTGGCACGCAAAATGCTTCTTCCGTCAAATCAGCGTGAGGCTGAAAAATGGGGGTCTTGCCCCCAAACCTGTCCGATGTCCGGCACCTTTGAGTCACAAGAACAGAAAATTTACGACGATTCGCCAAAGCACCTGTCGGGGTGAAGAGCCATGTCAACCAGAGATCATAGCAATGGCCAAAAATTCCGTCTGATTGCCATGTTCGGAAGAAGCCTGACCTCACAGTGGTGGGACAGACGGCTCGCATGCCCACTAAGGCTGGGCAAGACGCCTGGCCTCACCGACTCCTCCTCGGTTTTCGCGACTGCTGTGGGAAATCGCTACGGGAGCCATCGAAGGATGAGGGAGAATTGAGGAATCGACCATCCATGAAAGCTGGCCTGATTGCACTGGTACTGGCCTTCAATGGCCTAACATGGATTGGAGTCCATGCCAACCAGGGGGAAGCGACGAGAGATGGGACATATGAACCCATCGTTCGACTGATGGACCGGCACCGTGTTGACTCGTCAGAGGCCAGCCTAGGAAAACGAGCCCGCGACGATGGTAACCATGAGGCCATCCGGTCTCTGTTGGATAGGCAATGTGAAGTGGCTATGACATCTCGAAAGATGCGAAGAGAAGAAATCAGAGAGGCTGACCACAGGGGTATGGAAATCAAGGAGACGATTGTCGAGCGAGTCGGAATCGCCGTCGGGGTTAATCCTGCAAATCCTATCAATGAACTCACCGTAGACCAGGTAAGAAGAGTTTTCACGGGTAAATGTAAGATGTGGAATGAGGTCGGCGGTCGGGATGAACCTATTTTGCCGGTTGTAATGGGCAAGCAGTCGGTAGATATGATGGAATACTTTGCCCACACCTTTCTTAAGACCCCTGCGGCCCAAATGTCGGCTGAGAAGAAACCATTATCGGAGCTATCGAATGCCGTGACACTTTTGCGATTTGAAGAAACAGGCTTTGAACCACCGGTAAAATTGCTGGCAATTAAAAAGGATGAACGGTCGGTAGCGATCTTGCCGTCCAAAGAAACGGTGAACTGTGGGACCTATCCGTTTGTTCAGCCGCTGTACCTATATATAGACTGGAAGAAAGCCACGGATGCGGCAAGAGCTTTTTTCAACTTTTATTCGAGTCGGGTTGCCCGTCCGTCCTGCAAATAGACGGCTCAACCGTCGAACGTGACCGCGGCATGGTGATAGCGGTCGAGCGTAAAACCGGGATTGATCTCGGAGGCTGATGTGGGCACCCCACAAAGCCCAAGGAGGACAGGCCATGAACAAAACAAGAGTGGTGGTCACGACAATTCTTACCGTCTTTTGGATTTGTTGCGTGACTTTTATTCCGGAAGCCCTGGCGCAGGAAAAGAAAGTGATCCGAATTGGTGGGGCCGGTTTGTTATCAGACGTGGTTCAAACTTATGCGGATGCGTACGTGAAGGAAGCGCCTAGCTGTTCATTTGTCGTCACCGGTGGCACCACGGGGCTCGGCTTCCAGAGGCTTACAGACGGGGAATTGGACATAGCTATGGTCACCAGGAAGATAACTGCGGAAGAAACCAAGAAGACCGAATCGATGGCTGTGACCCTGCAATCGAGGTTTATCGGCCACATAGGCCTTGCGGTCATCACGAATATCAAGAACCCCGTAACCGAGCTGACTATGGAACAGTTGGCAAAAATATTCAGAGGCGACGTCGTCAATTGGGCTGAAGTCGGCGGCCCGAATGAACCTGTCAGAGTTACTGTTCGAGCGGTTCCGGAAACGGGAGCAGGTGTGTTGTTTCAAGAGAAGGTGCTCCATGGGGCTCCTTACGCGAAAGACAGCATGGTGATGAGTTCTTACAACACCACTGTCACCGTCTGCAGCAGATCTTACGGGATTGGCTACATCCCCACCACGACGGTTTTTTTCGAGAAATTGGATGAGAGAGGCGTCAAGCTAATAAAAATAAAGAAAGACGCAAATTCCGCGCCCTATCAGTTGGCCGGCGGAGTTTCAAAGGAAACGTCTTATCCTATTTCCATACCGTTTCTCATGTATTGGAACTCAAGGTCGGATAATTCGTGTATCCAGGGGTTATTAGGTTTTGCAGAAAAGGAGGCCCAGTAGACTCAAGATGTCGGGCACCCGGGGGCGAAGCCACAAGTAAGATAAGGCTCATTCCCGTAGTCCCTTGCAGCTTTTTGGCTCCAGAAACTGATTTCAGTGTGTCATTGCGGGGCGCAAACCGATCCTGCCGCACGTAGGGCAATCTCTTTCTTGGCAGTGGGAGAGATGGCGTCGGAATTGCTCCCCCGCATTGACATTTTTTACCTGTTCGTCTGCAAAGATTAATTGTACCAAAGCACTTTTTAATAAGTGATCCATAGTGATTCTCAAGTGTCGTCGCGAAATGAAATCTGAGTGCTGGTCAGGTCAACGGCGGCCAATAGGCCGCCCCACGGGAGATGAGACCAAGCTTGGGACTACAAATGTAGGGCGGGTCAAAATGAAGCCACCAGAGGCGCACCTCGGCCAATCAGTGATTACTTTGAAGAACGGGTATAGAGCGGTTGACATATTTCTTGTCCGATTGGCAAGCACTCCATTCCGTCATTCCTGCGAAGGCAGGAATCCAGTCCTGCGTCTCGCGGGATTTCCCGGGTTCCCGCCTTCGCGGGAACGACGGGCGTTATAACGCACTTGAAAAGTAGGCCCCGTAGATACGATCTGGAGAACAGATTGATTATCTTCCGGCCAAACGGACATTGCTTTTGGCAACCGGTATAGTTTGTCCGGCTATAAAAAATGTGCCGGCACGGAGGCCGGCA
This sequence is a window from Desulfomonile tiedjei. Protein-coding genes within it:
- a CDS encoding ATP phosphoribosyltransferase; this translates as MTKDALKLVIPKGSLEQATVDLFRRAGWNITISPRSYFPSVDDDEIIMARLRAQEISRYVEAGTFDAGLTGKDWILENGSDVKIIDDLVYSKVSQAPARWVLAVDAESDYKVPEDLAGKRIATELVAYTKRFFAERGIPVEVEFSWGSTEAKVNEGVVDAIVDVTETGSTLRANGLRIIHTLLTTNTQFIANRAAYEHPFKREKIDQIHLLLQAALEARKMVGLKMNVPKELVDQVVGLLPSLNAPTVAGLYKSDWFAVESVVSEEVVRSLIPKLLKAGATGIIEYALNKVV
- the hisI gene encoding phosphoribosyl-AMP cyclohydrolase: MGSSEPVVKPEVDFEKSGGLVPAIAQDVRTGKVLMMAYMNREALETTLREGRACYWSRSRKELWRKGDTSGDIQVVKEVLVDCDEDTILLLVEQRGKGACHTRRWSCFFRRITPEGDFQDIDD
- a CDS encoding NAD-dependent deacylase gives rise to the protein MEALIAQTAEKLAKAKNAVALTGAGVSTESGIPDFRSPGGLWTKIDPGEFSIDRFLQNPSRFWRLHLELKMSGDFDMASAEPNPAHYALARMEQMGFLKCLITQNVDNLHQRAGSVEVVEFHGNLLRAACMKCRALEPIGRVEDRLAQGEEEAPRCVKCGGLLKPDAVFFGEAIPSRALMVSQVQTQKCDLLLVVGTSLQVFPAAQIPLTVKLKNPPATVVEINREPSAMHEQVTDILLLGSAGEILTKVMDCLDGNHSASPVSSKWGQI
- a CDS encoding substrate-binding domain-containing protein, with product MNKTRVVVTTILTVFWICCVTFIPEALAQEKKVIRIGGAGLLSDVVQTYADAYVKEAPSCSFVVTGGTTGLGFQRLTDGELDIAMVTRKITAEETKKTESMAVTLQSRFIGHIGLAVITNIKNPVTELTMEQLAKIFRGDVVNWAEVGGPNEPVRVTVRAVPETGAGVLFQEKVLHGAPYAKDSMVMSSYNTTVTVCSRSYGIGYIPTTTVFFEKLDERGVKLIKIKKDANSAPYQLAGGVSKETSYPISIPFLMYWNSRSDNSCIQGLLGFAEKEAQ
- a CDS encoding membrane lipoprotein lipid attachment site-containing protein, with protein sequence MKKWLLVAIALLMLSGCSWSKVWKWVDDMEWERDDQTIRIVDFLIR
- the trxA gene encoding thioredoxin — translated: MSENENLLHVGDGDFESQILQSDVPALVDFWAAWCGPCRTVGPVVEELAAEYEGKIKVAKLNVDENKQTPAKYGVRGIPTLMLFKDGQVVDQIVGAVPKSRIKELLDKV
- a CDS encoding substrate-binding domain-containing protein is translated as MKAGLIALVLAFNGLTWIGVHANQGEATRDGTYEPIVRLMDRHRVDSSEASLGKRARDDGNHEAIRSLLDRQCEVAMTSRKMRREEIREADHRGMEIKETIVERVGIAVGVNPANPINELTVDQVRRVFTGKCKMWNEVGGRDEPILPVVMGKQSVDMMEYFAHTFLKTPAAQMSAEKKPLSELSNAVTLLRFEETGFEPPVKLLAIKKDERSVAILPSKETVNCGTYPFVQPLYLYIDWKKATDAARAFFNFYSSRVARPSCK
- the trxB gene encoding thioredoxin-disulfide reductase, which produces MQRELVILGGGPAGLTAGIYASRARIPALLLEKGIPGGQMTATEVVDNYPGFEEPVLGVELARRMESHAKKFGLEIVQQDVRLIVPTKQGFVIESESGESNNCRALILATGASPVKLGIPGEVKLAGRGVSYCAVCDGPFFADLEVAVVGGGDSAVEEAVYLTRFASRVHIIHRRDQLRAVKEIQEKAFANPNITVQWNSVPVAVLGDAEVKGLKICSVIDGAEKVLPVGGVFFYVGLHPNTQGFQDVVETDDRGFIVTDRNMVSSRPGVFAAGDVRSKNLRQISTAVGDGALAAFSAQQYLESL
- a CDS encoding sigma-70 family RNA polymerase sigma factor produces the protein MCAKKEQDNLVIAKVIAGDYDAFEELVERYQGRIYRHLRKMVGDGQVAEDLLQETFLSAYKGLKGFAGASSFSTWLFRIATNAALMYLRKSRPDSVEYDDDIKPRTDLPFFPASAEFCNTPLDILLSDEGRRKIEEAIDGLPVLYRSVMVLRDVEGFSLEEVSKIMDSSVAAVKSRLHRARNSVRETLSAYYMEKDLASSRRIAKSK
- a CDS encoding sigma-54-dependent Fis family transcriptional regulator; protein product: MRLGASDYLTKPFEPDELLLSVSNALRERLKDEEISLLRKSVRRSYLGDATLGASGSLEPDFSSEAIRRALAKARNAAATDTIVLLLGESGSGKDYLARYIHDHSRRSDGPFFTVNCAAVSTDLSESELFGHEPGAFTGARGRKRGLLELAQGGTLLLNEVGDLSPVLQAKLLTFLDTRSFTRVGGEASISVNARLIAATNKPLDQEVAEGRFREDLYYRLNVFAITVPPLRERTEDIPVLVRQIQSRLAAEMGLSVSPSQIDQGVLDVLMGHSWPGNVRELSNLLERALILSHDGRIRLSSLDFATSSEDWSVTVRFPKDRSIHEVSDSIKRSLIMEALRRAAGNKQSAARLLKISRHALAHQMKSLGMSERKALQRPALLRDFHS
- a CDS encoding zf-HC2 domain-containing protein; its protein translation is MKKCREFCDQFSDYMEGELSESECKLIEEHLAACSPCALEYKSLKSAVEVCSKGISDDMPEEVRDRLKAFLKQRCKNLHP